In Streptomyces sp. NBC_01717, one DNA window encodes the following:
- a CDS encoding ABC transporter permease yields MTAPPDDCLARNDWLCGAYLTSRREILQDAVIQHLQLTAVSVFVGLLVAVPLALAARRWRWAAGPVLGVTTILYTVPSLAMFSLLLPVYGLSASLVVAGLVLYSLTLLVRNILAGLRAVPEETRLAARGMGYGPIRLLVAVELPLAFPAAMAGLRIATVSAVSLVTVGAIVGYGGLGNLIYSGMNTSFKAQVLTASVLCVVIAVCADLLLLGVQRLLTPWTRRQS; encoded by the coding sequence GTGACCGCGCCACCCGACGACTGCCTCGCGCGCAACGACTGGCTCTGCGGGGCCTATTTAACGAGCCGTCGCGAGATCCTCCAGGACGCCGTCATCCAGCATCTCCAGCTGACCGCGGTCTCCGTGTTCGTCGGACTGCTCGTCGCCGTCCCGCTCGCTCTCGCCGCCCGGCGCTGGCGCTGGGCGGCCGGACCCGTGCTCGGCGTGACGACCATCCTCTACACCGTGCCGTCGCTCGCCATGTTCTCGCTGCTGCTCCCGGTCTACGGACTCTCCGCCTCGCTCGTCGTCGCGGGGCTCGTCCTCTACTCGCTCACCCTGCTGGTTCGGAACATCCTCGCCGGACTGCGTGCCGTGCCCGAGGAGACCCGGCTGGCCGCCCGCGGAATGGGTTACGGGCCCATCCGTCTGCTGGTCGCCGTGGAGCTGCCACTCGCTTTCCCCGCCGCCATGGCCGGGCTCCGGATCGCCACCGTCTCCGCGGTCTCGCTGGTCACCGTCGGCGCGATCGTCGGCTACGGCGGGCTGGGCAATCTCATCTACTCCGGGATGAACACCTCCTTCAAGGCCCAGGTGCTCACCGCATCCGTCCTCTGCGTCGTCATCGCCGTCTGCGCCGACCTGCTGTTGCTCGGCGTCCAGCGGCTGCTGACCCCGTGGACCCGGAGGCAGTCGTGA
- a CDS encoding SRPBCC family protein, giving the protein MTTQFEATVEIDRPIAEVFAYLADGEHDPEFSPRVMRIEKSPAGPTAVGTVFRSTVKDAGMKTRREFRIKELATPTRIRWEELSKNLVTAAEGGYDLEATADGTTKVRIFNVLEGHGIGKLLMGFAAGAARKDAPAFGQRIKAAAEAAIAR; this is encoded by the coding sequence ATGACCACTCAGTTCGAGGCTACGGTCGAGATCGACCGGCCCATCGCCGAAGTCTTCGCCTATCTCGCCGATGGCGAGCACGACCCGGAGTTCAGTCCACGTGTGATGAGGATCGAGAAGTCACCGGCCGGGCCGACGGCGGTGGGAACGGTGTTCCGGAGCACGGTCAAGGACGCCGGCATGAAGACCCGGCGGGAGTTCCGGATCAAGGAGCTGGCGACGCCCACCCGCATCCGCTGGGAGGAGCTCTCGAAGAACCTGGTCACCGCCGCTGAAGGCGGCTACGACCTCGAGGCCACAGCCGACGGAACGACCAAGGTGCGGATCTTCAATGTCCTGGAGGGCCACGGCATCGGCAAGCTCCTGATGGGCTTCGCCGCCGGTGCCGCGCGCAAGGACGCCCCCGCGTTCGGGCAGCGGATCAAGGCGGCGGCCGAGGCTGCGATCGCCCGCTGA
- a CDS encoding S8 family peptidase, whose product MTWIRLTGAISAGLLLVAGGVPAAATTGKAATGTSTRPAAVPGARSATVRLVTGDRVTVTSLPGGRHTASVQPGPGRERVPFRTLEGDDKALTVLPFDAEPLVSAGTLDRRLFDVTALIADGYDEAHTSALPLIVSSEPSQVGARVSSQAAKAAAATADRLVAFKAAATPARRLESLDARSLRVADDDLGRFWKTLNPGGKSDAARASVAPRVSLDGKVKAVLDRSTAQINAPAAWKAGYEGQGVKVAVLDTGVDANHPDLAGRVAEAKDFSGSPSTDDHFGHGTHVAATVGGTGAASSGTRRGVAPRADLLIGKVLGDDGFGSESSVIDGMEWAASQHAKVVNMSLGSDTETDGTDPMSQAVNTLTASTDTLFVVAAGNAGPGPSTVGSPGAADAALTVGAVDRDDSLASFSSRGPRLGDAAVKPDVTAPGVGIVAARASGTTMGDPVDANYTSASGTSMATPHVAGAAALLAQQHPDWGAQQLKDALISTSHTVPGTKVTEQGGGRIDLATAMGPVTATGSVTLAPLHIGGSGKQQGATVRYTNTGDKPVTLSLAATLATNTGRTLAGGVVTLESDTVRLAPGATAEVPLRTDAANAVRGKYYGYVTATSADGTVLTHTTVALNVHAPVHKLTVVARDRDGKVIAGAAPVIWGADGFVNYTSMEPAVAEVEEGTYQLSFGTLDTAADGQELREVVNPEVKVTKDMSVTLNAADTTPVQIRTPRPAEQRGVLSYQTYRKIDGNGLIQGVMFFDIAKRIYVSPTAKVTDGDFEFSSRWQMVAPQLRAKVSGTSLGFTPYYVNTSPAFSDKGARLTAVDAGKGTSADLRAAHVRGKLAVVRWDFSDDRALAQAAADAGAKALMLVVEDGFYPWTRWSPIGDRMAVPTMRAGTAEGTALLKRATQRTTTVEFSGTVRSPYLYDVMQVSKGSVPKRLVYTVSERESAVVRSTYTRTGASSWASEQRFGWRPYQDTAWNQYTRYVPAGQERVEYVTGGDTLWKHVVHHNVIDVPDFPLAAGMHDDTRTYRPGQRATERWFGAVVRPSIPRGGHLPSVRNGDTLSVYVPEFNDSGAGHWSFAEADSFGGGVGTGVAAAAVSDTATAALYRNGKRIAESDQGAWGNFEVPAGDAEYRMDLTTARTSDDWRFGTGTRTSWTFRSDTAADTALLPMLQVDYTVPVDVRNAVGPQRRHTLGLDVRMQDGVAAPRGVTLKVETSYDDGRTWTTATTARKGSGFTAVVERPARMHGDAYVTLRVTAKDTAGNTVRQTVDRAYLQRGTA is encoded by the coding sequence ATGACATGGATACGCCTGACGGGGGCGATATCGGCAGGGCTGTTGCTGGTTGCCGGAGGCGTGCCTGCCGCCGCCACCACGGGGAAGGCAGCCACCGGGACCTCCACTCGTCCCGCCGCCGTGCCGGGGGCTCGCTCCGCGACCGTGCGACTGGTGACCGGTGACCGGGTGACCGTGACGTCGTTGCCCGGCGGACGGCACACCGCGTCGGTGCAGCCCGGACCCGGGCGCGAGCGTGTCCCCTTCCGGACGCTGGAGGGGGACGACAAGGCACTGACCGTGCTGCCGTTCGACGCCGAGCCGTTGGTGTCCGCCGGCACCCTGGACCGCCGCCTCTTCGATGTGACGGCCCTGATCGCCGATGGCTACGACGAGGCCCACACCTCCGCGCTTCCGCTGATCGTCTCCTCGGAGCCGTCACAGGTCGGGGCCAGGGTCAGTTCACAGGCGGCGAAGGCCGCCGCGGCGACCGCTGACCGGCTGGTGGCGTTCAAGGCGGCCGCGACGCCTGCCCGTAGGCTGGAGAGCCTCGACGCACGGTCGCTGCGGGTCGCCGACGACGACCTGGGACGCTTCTGGAAGACGCTGAACCCCGGCGGAAAGTCGGACGCCGCTCGTGCGTCGGTCGCTCCACGGGTCTCGCTGGACGGCAAGGTGAAGGCCGTGCTGGACCGCAGCACCGCGCAGATCAACGCGCCCGCCGCCTGGAAGGCCGGTTACGAGGGCCAGGGCGTGAAGGTGGCCGTGCTGGACACCGGCGTCGACGCGAACCACCCCGACCTGGCCGGCCGCGTCGCGGAGGCGAAGGACTTCTCCGGCAGCCCGAGCACGGACGACCACTTCGGCCACGGCACGCACGTCGCCGCGACCGTCGGCGGCACGGGCGCCGCGTCCTCGGGCACCCGGCGCGGTGTCGCGCCCCGCGCCGACCTGCTGATCGGCAAGGTACTGGGTGACGACGGCTTCGGCTCGGAGTCGTCCGTCATCGACGGCATGGAATGGGCTGCCTCCCAGCACGCCAAGGTCGTCAACATGAGCCTCGGTTCGGACACCGAGACCGATGGCACCGACCCGATGAGCCAGGCCGTCAACACCCTGACCGCGTCCACCGACACCCTCTTCGTCGTGGCGGCGGGCAACGCGGGCCCGGGGCCGTCCACGGTCGGATCGCCGGGTGCGGCCGACGCCGCGCTGACCGTCGGAGCCGTCGACCGTGACGACTCCCTCGCCTCGTTCTCCAGCCGCGGCCCACGCCTGGGCGACGCGGCGGTAAAGCCCGACGTGACCGCCCCCGGCGTCGGCATCGTCGCCGCCCGCGCGTCCGGCACCACCATGGGCGACCCGGTCGATGCCAACTACACCTCCGCGTCAGGCACTTCGATGGCGACCCCGCATGTCGCCGGCGCCGCCGCGCTGCTGGCCCAGCAGCACCCCGACTGGGGCGCCCAGCAGCTCAAGGACGCCCTGATCAGCACCTCGCACACGGTGCCCGGCACCAAGGTGACCGAGCAGGGCGGCGGTCGCATCGACCTGGCCACGGCCATGGGCCCTGTCACGGCCACCGGCAGCGTCACCCTCGCCCCGCTCCACATCGGCGGCAGCGGGAAGCAGCAGGGGGCCACCGTCCGCTACACCAACACCGGCGACAAGCCGGTGACGCTCTCCCTGGCTGCCACCCTGGCCACCAACACCGGGCGCACCCTCGCCGGCGGCGTGGTCACCCTCGAGTCCGACACGGTGCGGCTGGCCCCCGGCGCCACGGCCGAAGTACCGCTGCGCACCGACGCGGCGAACGCCGTCCGCGGCAAGTACTACGGCTACGTCACCGCCACGTCTGCCGACGGCACCGTGCTCACCCACACCACTGTGGCCCTGAACGTGCATGCCCCGGTACACAAGCTCACCGTGGTCGCCCGCGACCGCGACGGCAAGGTCATCGCGGGCGCCGCTCCGGTGATCTGGGGCGCCGACGGCTTCGTGAACTACACGAGCATGGAGCCGGCCGTCGCCGAAGTGGAGGAAGGCACCTACCAGCTCAGCTTCGGCACGCTGGACACGGCGGCCGACGGCCAGGAGCTGCGCGAGGTGGTCAACCCGGAGGTGAAGGTCACCAAGGACATGTCGGTGACGCTCAACGCCGCCGACACCACCCCGGTGCAGATCCGCACGCCCCGCCCCGCCGAGCAGCGCGGTGTGCTCAGCTACCAGACGTACCGGAAGATCGACGGCAACGGCCTGATCCAGGGCGTGATGTTCTTCGACATCGCCAAGCGCATCTACGTCAGTCCCACCGCCAAGGTCACCGACGGCGACTTCGAGTTCTCCTCGCGCTGGCAGATGGTGGCCCCCCAGCTGCGGGCGAAGGTGTCCGGCACGTCGCTGGGCTTCACCCCGTATTACGTGAACACCTCGCCGGCCTTCAGCGACAAGGGAGCACGGCTGACCGCCGTGGACGCCGGCAAGGGCACGAGCGCCGATCTTCGCGCCGCACACGTACGCGGCAAACTGGCCGTCGTCCGCTGGGACTTCTCCGACGACCGGGCGCTCGCGCAGGCCGCGGCGGACGCCGGGGCCAAGGCACTGATGCTGGTCGTCGAGGACGGCTTCTACCCCTGGACGCGGTGGAGCCCGATCGGTGACCGGATGGCCGTGCCCACCATGCGCGCCGGCACGGCGGAAGGCACCGCGCTGCTCAAGCGCGCCACGCAGCGGACCACGACGGTGGAGTTCTCCGGCACGGTCCGCAGCCCGTACCTGTACGACGTGATGCAGGTGTCCAAGGGCTCCGTCCCCAAGCGGCTGGTGTACACCGTCTCCGAGCGCGAGAGCGCGGTGGTCCGCAGCACGTACACCCGCACCGGTGCCTCGTCCTGGGCGAGCGAGCAGCGTTTCGGATGGCGGCCCTACCAGGACACCGCGTGGAACCAGTACACGCGCTACGTTCCGGCAGGACAGGAACGCGTCGAGTACGTGACCGGCGGTGACACGCTGTGGAAGCACGTCGTGCACCACAACGTCATCGACGTGCCCGACTTCCCGCTGGCGGCCGGCATGCACGACGACACGCGCACCTACCGGCCGGGCCAGCGCGCCACGGAGCGCTGGTTCGGAGCGGTGGTCCGCCCGTCGATCCCGCGTGGTGGGCACCTGCCGTCGGTGCGCAACGGCGACACCCTGTCGGTGTACGTGCCGGAGTTCAACGACTCCGGCGCCGGCCACTGGTCGTTCGCGGAGGCCGACAGCTTCGGTGGCGGCGTCGGCACCGGCGTCGCGGCGGCCGCGGTGAGCGACACGGCCACGGCGGCGCTGTACCGGAACGGAAAGCGGATCGCCGAGTCCGACCAGGGCGCGTGGGGCAACTTCGAGGTGCCCGCGGGCGACGCCGAATACCGGATGGACCTGACGACCGCCCGTACCTCGGACGACTGGCGCTTCGGCACCGGCACGCGAACGTCGTGGACGTTCCGCTCCGACACCGCAGCCGACACGGCCCTGTTGCCGATGCTCCAGGTCGACTACACCGTGCCGGTCGACGTCCGGAACGCGGTGGGCCCGCAGCGCAGGCACACCCTCGGCCTGGACGTCCGGATGCAGGACGGCGTGGCGGCACCGCGCGGCGTCACACTGAAGGTCGAGACGTCCTACGACGACGGGCGGACCTGGACCACTGCCACCACGGCCCGCAAGGGCAGCGGCTTCACCGCTGTTGTGGAGCGGCCGGCCCGGATGCACGGCGACGCGTACGTGACGCTGCGCGTGACCGCGAAGGACACGGCCGGCAACACCGTCCGGCAGACAGTGGACCGCGCGTACCTGCAGCGCGGCACCGCATGA
- a CDS encoding inositol monophosphatase family protein — protein MINSYAGLDDAGVAIAAARAGADVVHTMYGRRLTRIDKGAGDFATAADVEAEKTILGVIRAARPDDAVLGEEGGQQGAADAVRQWLVDPLCGTLNYAVGNMLVAVNVALRDGAAAVADPFSGEVFFTDGETAQVRRDGADARLTPTPASQLVDVNLDPPFPSAPGFRAVDLLAHPEFVERFRPRVVSTTLALAWVAAGTRAAYVTDGGDLSGSVHFAAGIAVCQAAGCVVTGIDGAPIGQAGGRGLVVAADADTHGLLMSMIRSESRNRT, from the coding sequence GTGATCAACTCATATGCGGGCCTTGACGATGCAGGTGTTGCGATAGCTGCGGCGCGTGCCGGCGCGGACGTGGTGCACACCATGTACGGCCGGCGGCTCACCCGCATCGACAAGGGCGCCGGGGACTTCGCCACCGCCGCCGATGTGGAGGCCGAGAAGACGATTCTCGGCGTCATCCGTGCCGCCCGGCCCGATGATGCGGTGCTCGGCGAGGAGGGCGGTCAGCAGGGTGCTGCCGACGCGGTGCGCCAGTGGTTGGTGGATCCCTTGTGCGGCACGCTGAACTACGCCGTCGGCAACATGCTGGTGGCCGTCAACGTGGCGCTGCGCGACGGCGCGGCGGCGGTGGCCGACCCGTTCAGCGGCGAGGTCTTCTTCACCGACGGTGAGACCGCCCAGGTGCGGCGGGACGGGGCAGATGCGCGGCTGACGCCCACGCCCGCCAGCCAACTGGTGGACGTCAACCTGGATCCGCCGTTCCCGAGTGCGCCGGGGTTCCGGGCCGTGGACCTGCTGGCCCATCCTGAGTTCGTCGAGCGGTTCCGGCCGCGGGTCGTGTCCACCACGCTCGCGTTGGCCTGGGTCGCCGCCGGCACGCGCGCCGCGTATGTCACCGATGGCGGCGACCTTTCCGGGAGCGTACATTTCGCCGCGGGCATCGCTGTGTGCCAGGCCGCCGGCTGCGTCGTCACCGGGATCGACGGCGCCCCGATCGGGCAGGCAGGAGGCCGCGGGCTCGTCGTGGCCGCCGACGCCGACACCCACGGGCTGCTGATGTCGATGATCCGCAGCGAAAGCCGGAACCGCACCTGA
- a CDS encoding FxLYD domain-containing protein yields the protein MSYGYPPQQPGQEPGQQPGQEPGQQPGQEPGQQPGQESQQPPQWQQQPPPPPYQQWPQQGPGWGAPPPRKSNTGLIVTLSVLGGLVLLGGCGAVVAVTVSHAPKPRTLPVTEAPQDKAPGKDAPSEEPAVEEGSPEADVKVTKCVVDSLTTWPAADVEIVNHGDSKATYVVNVEFLDGSGTRLGQGLAATDSLAVGQKAKEQAQGLVKVPGKVTCKVSKVTRYPTN from the coding sequence ATGTCGTACGGCTACCCGCCTCAGCAACCCGGCCAGGAGCCTGGCCAGCAACCCGGCCAGGAGCCTGGCCAGCAACCCGGCCAGGAGCCTGGCCAGCAGCCGGGCCAGGAGTCCCAGCAGCCGCCTCAGTGGCAGCAGCAGCCTCCTCCGCCGCCGTATCAGCAGTGGCCCCAGCAGGGCCCGGGGTGGGGCGCGCCGCCGCCCAGGAAGTCGAATACCGGGCTGATCGTGACGCTGTCGGTGCTCGGTGGGCTGGTGCTGCTCGGCGGCTGTGGTGCGGTGGTGGCGGTCACGGTGAGCCATGCACCGAAGCCGCGGACGCTGCCGGTGACCGAGGCGCCGCAGGACAAGGCACCTGGGAAGGACGCGCCCTCCGAGGAGCCCGCCGTCGAGGAAGGGAGCCCCGAGGCGGATGTGAAGGTCACCAAGTGCGTGGTGGATTCGCTGACGACGTGGCCGGCCGCTGACGTGGAGATCGTGAACCACGGCGACTCGAAGGCGACCTACGTCGTCAACGTGGAGTTCTTGGACGGTTCGGGTACACGTCTCGGCCAGGGCTTGGCCGCAACCGACAGCCTGGCCGTGGGGCAGAAGGCCAAGGAGCAGGCGCAGGGCCTCGTGAAGGTGCCGGGCAAGGTGACGTGCAAGGTGTCGAAGGTGACGCGTTACCCGACGAACTGA
- a CDS encoding SpoIIE family protein phosphatase, with protein sequence MKHSRSPGASDAPLALDSGAGRKGLKSGALGLLSSVAIGLASTAPAYSLAATLGLIVAGVGLQAPIITMLAFVPMLLIAYAYKELNASNADCGTTFTWATRAFGPRTGWMGGWGIIVADIIVMANLAEIAGIYGFRLLGYDSLTESRVWTTLAGVIWIGVMTAICYVGIEISAAVQRWLLFIEVAVLLLFAVTALVKVYTGNPEMAIHVSASWFNPLHVPSAEALTAGILAAVFIYWGWDTAVTVNEETADSTRIPGRAAVISVVLLLVIYALVATSAQAFAGVGSAGIGLGNRDNAGDVLSGLGDAVFGSHGAGPFFSKLLILMVLTSAVASAQTTILPMARTVFSMAAHKAVPSRFARLHRRFLTPTWSTVSLGLASVGFLVLLTAISDNVLADSIESVGLAITFYYGLTGFACVWYFRRVLTRSRRDFLFKGLLPGLGALTMLFLFCYAAFVVYADPRYGATSIDLPFIGLTGGVTVVGLGALLLGVVLMLVVTREHAAALRLQRSLLPHRLPQPTAVEMASRYVPADSRSGVGGDWFDVIPLSGTRVGLVVGEVIGHGLLAAATMGRLRTGVRVLARLDLDPDELLSRLDDVVGQTAKERAAVHGAGGAGPREDDALGVTCLYAVYDPVSGQCSMARAGDSMAAVVLSDSGVATYPDLPPGPPLGLGGLPYETMGFQLPQGSLVALFTDGLVQAADADIDVGLGLLTEALAQHRRPLEELCDRAVATLVPGPANDDAVLLLVRTRMLDEHQVATWELTAEAAMVGKARAVTTAQLGTWGLDELSFSTELIVSELVTNAIRYAAGPIHVRLIRDETLICEVADTGHTSPHLRHAAADDESGRGLFIVAQMAQQWGTRYTPTGKTIWVEQALPADPAVGEAPS encoded by the coding sequence GTGAAGCACTCCCGTAGCCCTGGCGCGTCCGACGCGCCGCTCGCACTCGACTCAGGCGCGGGTAGAAAAGGGCTCAAGTCCGGTGCCCTGGGACTGCTCTCCTCCGTTGCCATCGGCTTGGCGTCCACCGCCCCGGCGTACAGCCTCGCGGCCACGCTGGGCCTCATCGTGGCGGGGGTCGGACTGCAGGCCCCGATCATCACGATGCTGGCCTTCGTCCCGATGCTGCTGATCGCGTACGCCTACAAGGAACTCAACGCGAGCAACGCCGATTGCGGGACCACCTTCACCTGGGCGACCCGTGCGTTCGGCCCGCGCACCGGCTGGATGGGCGGCTGGGGCATCATCGTCGCCGACATCATCGTCATGGCGAACCTCGCCGAGATCGCCGGCATCTACGGCTTCCGGCTCCTGGGCTACGACTCCCTCACGGAAAGCAGGGTGTGGACCACCCTCGCGGGTGTCATCTGGATCGGCGTCATGACCGCGATCTGCTACGTCGGCATCGAGATCTCGGCCGCCGTTCAGCGGTGGCTCCTGTTCATCGAGGTGGCCGTACTGTTGCTGTTCGCCGTCACCGCCCTGGTCAAGGTGTACACCGGCAACCCCGAGATGGCGATCCACGTCTCCGCCTCCTGGTTCAACCCCCTCCACGTGCCATCGGCCGAGGCGCTGACGGCGGGCATCCTCGCCGCCGTCTTCATCTACTGGGGCTGGGACACCGCCGTCACGGTCAACGAGGAGACCGCGGACAGCACGCGCATCCCCGGACGCGCCGCGGTCATCTCCGTCGTGCTGCTGCTGGTCATCTACGCCCTGGTCGCCACCTCGGCGCAGGCCTTCGCGGGAGTCGGCTCCGCCGGGATCGGGCTCGGCAACAGGGACAACGCGGGCGACGTGCTCTCGGGTCTGGGCGACGCCGTCTTCGGCAGCCACGGGGCGGGGCCCTTCTTCTCCAAGCTGCTGATCCTCATGGTGCTGACCTCCGCGGTGGCCTCCGCCCAGACCACCATCCTCCCTATGGCCCGGACCGTCTTCTCCATGGCCGCGCACAAGGCCGTCCCCTCCCGGTTCGCCCGACTGCACCGCAGATTCCTCACCCCGACCTGGTCGACGGTCTCCTTGGGCCTGGCCTCCGTCGGTTTCCTCGTCCTGCTGACGGCGATCAGCGACAACGTCCTCGCCGACTCCATCGAGTCGGTCGGGCTCGCGATCACGTTCTACTACGGCCTCACCGGCTTCGCCTGTGTCTGGTATTTCCGCAGGGTGCTCACCCGCAGCCGCAGGGACTTCCTGTTCAAGGGCCTGCTGCCGGGTCTGGGCGCGCTGACGATGCTCTTCCTCTTCTGTTACGCCGCCTTCGTCGTCTACGCCGACCCCCGCTACGGTGCGACCTCCATCGACCTGCCGTTCATCGGACTGACGGGCGGGGTCACTGTCGTGGGCCTCGGGGCCCTGCTGCTCGGCGTCGTGCTGATGCTGGTCGTCACGCGCGAGCACGCCGCAGCCCTCCGGCTTCAACGCAGTCTGCTTCCTCACCGGCTGCCGCAGCCGACCGCTGTCGAGATGGCGAGCCGCTATGTGCCCGCCGACAGCCGGTCCGGGGTGGGCGGTGACTGGTTCGACGTCATCCCACTGTCGGGAACGCGTGTCGGCCTGGTCGTCGGGGAGGTGATCGGCCACGGGCTGCTCGCCGCCGCCACCATGGGGCGCCTGCGCACCGGCGTACGCGTCCTCGCCCGCCTGGACCTCGACCCGGACGAGCTCCTCTCGCGTCTGGACGACGTGGTCGGGCAGACCGCCAAGGAGCGGGCGGCCGTTCATGGTGCCGGCGGCGCGGGACCCCGGGAGGACGACGCCCTGGGGGTGACGTGCCTGTACGCGGTGTACGACCCGGTGTCGGGACAGTGCAGCATGGCGCGCGCCGGCGATTCGATGGCCGCGGTCGTCCTGTCGGACAGCGGCGTCGCCACCTACCCGGATCTCCCGCCGGGCCCTCCGCTGGGACTGGGTGGTCTGCCCTACGAGACCATGGGATTCCAGCTGCCGCAGGGCAGCCTTGTCGCCCTCTTCACCGACGGGCTCGTCCAGGCGGCCGATGCCGACATCGACGTCGGACTCGGTCTGCTCACCGAAGCCCTCGCCCAGCACCGGCGTCCCTTGGAAGAACTCTGTGACCGCGCAGTCGCGACCCTGGTGCCAGGGCCGGCGAACGACGACGCGGTCCTGCTCCTCGTACGCACACGGATGCTCGACGAACACCAGGTGGCTACGTGGGAGCTGACCGCGGAGGCGGCGATGGTCGGCAAGGCCCGCGCCGTGACCACGGCGCAACTCGGAACATGGGGGCTGGACGAGCTGTCGTTCTCCACCGAACTCATCGTCAGTGAGCTGGTCACCAACGCCATCCGCTATGCCGCCGGCCCGATCCACGTCCGGCTCATCCGCGACGAAACCCTGATCTGCGAGGTCGCCGACACCGGGCACACCTCACCCCATCTGCGCCATGCCGCCGCTGACGACGAGAGCGGCCGTGGCCTGTTCATCGTCGCCCAGATGGCGCAGCAGTGGGGCACGCGCTACACGCCCACCGGCAAGACCATTTGGGTGGAGCAGGCCCTGCCGGCGGACCCTGCCGTCGGTGAAGCTCCCTCTTAG
- a CDS encoding DUF6225 family protein → MTDTFEHTPQIWNAAQLRDALKDLPDDAPIHIGVASDPGDFDGYRGFVLVDAHQVENWWPATSTAPERTETEQALTLFADWEPDRYDLLD, encoded by the coding sequence ATGACCGACACCTTCGAGCACACCCCTCAGATCTGGAACGCCGCCCAGCTGCGCGATGCCCTCAAGGATCTCCCCGATGACGCGCCCATCCATATCGGGGTGGCGAGCGACCCCGGTGACTTCGATGGATACCGCGGCTTCGTCCTCGTGGACGCACATCAGGTGGAGAACTGGTGGCCGGCCACCTCCACCGCGCCGGAACGCACCGAGACGGAGCAGGCGCTGACACTGTTCGCCGACTGGGAGCCGGACAGGTACGACCTTCTCGACTGA
- a CDS encoding DUF3817 domain-containing protein: protein MNLRHLRIAAQGELISLIILLTNLATAHLEPISSLMGPTHGCAYLFVVVATWRLEQATPVTRATAVIPGIGGLLALRRLNRPDLVHQQGEDVIRP, encoded by the coding sequence GTGAACCTCCGCCACCTGCGTATTGCGGCCCAGGGCGAACTCATCTCACTGATCATCCTGCTGACCAACCTCGCCACCGCCCACCTCGAACCCATTTCCTCCCTGATGGGCCCCACCCACGGCTGTGCCTACCTGTTCGTCGTGGTGGCCACCTGGCGCCTCGAGCAGGCCACACCGGTCACCAGGGCCACGGCCGTCATCCCTGGCATCGGCGGTCTCCTCGCACTGCGCCGGCTCAACCGCCCCGACCTCGTTCACCAGCAGGGTGAGGACGTCATCCGGCCCTGA
- a CDS encoding DUF2269 family protein yields the protein MTKLLLSLHVLASVLAIGPVTVAASMFPKALRHAHSDPGDREALTNLRMLHRICRVYAAIGIAVPVFGFATAGSLGVLGSGWLITSILLTAAAAATLALLILPAQDRALATAQTPGAGSGPRSAGRLAMHTGVFNLLWATVTVLMIIRPGSTTGV from the coding sequence ATGACGAAACTCCTCCTCTCCCTGCACGTCCTGGCCTCCGTCCTGGCCATCGGCCCCGTCACCGTCGCCGCGAGCATGTTTCCCAAAGCCCTACGCCACGCGCACAGCGACCCGGGCGACCGCGAGGCGCTCACGAACCTGCGGATGCTGCACCGCATCTGCCGCGTCTACGCGGCCATCGGCATCGCCGTCCCGGTCTTCGGGTTCGCCACGGCCGGCAGCCTCGGCGTCCTCGGCAGCGGATGGCTGATCACATCGATCCTGCTGACCGCGGCGGCCGCGGCCACCCTGGCCCTGCTGATCCTGCCCGCCCAGGACCGCGCGCTCGCCACCGCGCAGACCCCGGGCGCCGGCTCCGGGCCCCGCTCGGCCGGCCGCCTCGCCATGCACACCGGCGTCTTCAACCTGCTGTGGGCCACCGTCACCGTCTTGATGATCATCCGCCCCGGTTCCACGACGGGAGTGTGA